The proteins below come from a single Sorghum bicolor cultivar BTx623 chromosome 4, Sorghum_bicolor_NCBIv3, whole genome shotgun sequence genomic window:
- the LOC8056476 gene encoding elongation factor Tu, chloroplastic has protein sequence MASLASASTSLLFPQATSSRSRVRLSTSLGFSAQPARLRSRAAAAGGQRRGRLLVVRAARGKFERTKPHVNIGTIGHVDHGKTTLTAALTMVLASVGGSAPKKYDEIDAAPEERARGITINTATVEYETETRHYAHVDCPGHADYVKNMITGAAQMDGAILVVSGADGPMPQTKEHILLAKQVGVPKIVVFLNKKDMVDDEELLELVELEVRELLSNYEYDGDDVPIIAGSALKALEALMANPALKRGDNEWVDYIFNLVDEVDNYIPVPQRQTDLPFLLAVEDVFSITGRGTVATGRIERGTVKVGDTVDIVGIRDTRTCTVTGVEMFQKTMDDAMAGDNVGLLLRGMQKDDIERGMVLAKPGSITPHTKFEAVVYVLKKEEGGRHSPFFPGYRPQFYMRTTDVTGSVTTIMNDKDEEAKMCMPGDRIKMIVQLIQPVACEQGMRFAIREGGKTVGAGVINKIIE, from the coding sequence ATGGCCTCCCTCGCCTCGGCCTCAACCTCACTCCTCTTCCCGCAGGCCACCTCATCCAGGAGCCGCGTCCGGCTCTCCACCTCCCTGGGCTTCTCCGCGCAGCCGGCGCGGCTGCGGagccgggcggcggcggcgggcgggcaGCGGCGCGGGCGCCTGCTGGTGGTGCGCGCGGCGAGGGGCAAGTTCGAGCGCACCAAGCCGCACGTCAACATCGGCACCATCGGCCACGTCGACCACGGCAAGACCACCCTCACCGCCGCGCTCACCATGGTGCTCGCCTCCGTCGGCGGCAGCGCGCCCAAGAAGTACGACGAGATCGACGCCGCGCCCGAGGAGCGCGCCCGCGGCATCACCATCAACACCGCCACCGTCGAGTACGAGACCGAGACCCGCCACTACGCGCACGTCGACTGCCCAGGCCACGCCGACTACGTCAAGAACATGATCACCGGCGCCGCGCAGATGGACGGCGCCATCCTCGTCGTCTCCGGCGCCGACGGGCCCATGCCGCAGACCAAGGAGCACATCCTCCTCGCCAAGCAGGTCGGCGTCCCCAAGATCGTCGTCTTCCTCAACAAGAAGGACAtggtcgacgacgaggagctgctcgAGCTCGTCGAGCTCGAGGTCCGCGAGCTGCTCAGCAACTACGAGTACGACGGCGACGACGTGCCCATCATCGCTGGCTCCGCCCTCAAGGCGCTCGAGGCCCTCATGGCCAACCCTGCCCTCAAGCGCGGCGACAATGAGTGGGTGGACTACATCTTCAACCTGGTTGATGAAGTGGATAACTATATTCCAGTCCCACAGCGGCAGACCGACCTCCCGTTCTTGCTCGCTGTTGAGGATGTCTTCTCCATCACCGGTCGTGGTACAGTTGCCACTGGCCGTATCGAGCGTGGCACCGTCAAGGTTGGTGACACAGTCGATATCGTTGGAATCCGGGACACCCGGACCTGCACCGTCACTGGTGTTGAGATGTTCCAGAAGACCATGGATGATGCCATGGCTGGGGACAATGTCGGGCTGCTACTCCGTGGTATGCAGAAGGACGACATTGAGAGAGGCATGGTGCTGGCAAAGCCCGGCTCTATCACACCGCACACCAAGTTTGAGGCTGTTGTGTATGTGCTTAAGAAGGAAGAGGGTGGCCGGCACTCACCTTTCTTCCCTGGTTACCGCCCACAGTTCTACATGCGGACAACCGATGTGACGGGGAGTGTGACTACGATTATGAATGACAAGGATGAGGAGGCGAAGATGTGCATGCCTGGTGACCGTATCAAGATGATTGTTCAGCTCATCCAGCCTGTTGCTTGTGAGCAGGGTATGAGGTTTGCTATCCGTGAGGGTGGTAAGACCGTTGGTGCTGGTGTCATCAACAAAATCATTGAGTAA
- the LOC8056475 gene encoding isocitrate dehydrogenase [NAD] regulatory subunit 1, mitochondrial: MARRSTPLLRRLLAPSPSPSPSTPLAGAAPRRTVTYMPRPGDGAPRGVTLIPGDGIGPLVTGAVRQVMEAMHAPVYFETYEVHGDMPTVPAEVIESIRRNKVCLKGGLATPVGGGVSSLNVQLRKELDLYAALVNCFNLPGLPTRHDNVDIVVIRENTEGEYSGLEHEVVPGVVESLKVITKFCSERIAKYAFEYAYLNNRKKVTAVHKANIMKLADGLFLESCREVAKKYPGIQYNEIIVDNCCMQLVAKPEQFDVMVTPNLYGNLVANVAAGIAGGTGVMPGGNVGQDHAIFEQGASAGNVGNENIVEKKRANPVALLLSSAMMLRHLQFPSFADRLETAVKRVIAEGKYRTKDLGGTSTTQEVTDAVIAKLG, translated from the exons ATGGCGCGGCGGTCGACCCCTCTCCTACGCCGCCTCCTCGCCCCGTCAccttccccctccccctccactCCCCTCGCCGGCGCCGCGCCCCGCCGCACCGTCACCTACATGCCCCGCCCGGGGGACGGCGCCCCGCGCGGCGTCACTCTCATCCCGGGCGACGGCATCGGGCCCCTCGTCACGGGCGCCGTGCGGCAGGTGATGGAGGCGATGCACGCGCCGGTCTACTTTGAGACGTACGAGGTCCACGGCGACATGCCAACGGTCCCAGCCGAGGTCATCGAGTCCATCCGCCGCAACAAGGTCTGCCTCAAGGGCGGCCTCGCCACCCCCGTCGGCGGCGGTGTCTCCTCCCTCAACGTGCAGCTCCGGAAGGAGCTCGACCTCTACGCCGCGCTGGTCAACTGCTTCAACCTCCCTGGCCTGCCTACCAGGCACGACAACGTGGACATCGTGGTCATTCGGGAGAACACTGAGGGCGAGTACTCGGGGCTCGAGCATGAGGTCGTTCCTGGTGTCGTTGAGAGTCTCAAG gTGATAACAAAATTTTGCTCTGAAAGAATTGCCAAGTATGCTTTTGAGTATGCATACCTTAACAATCGAAAGAAAGTGACAGCAGTGCATAAAGCCAACATTATGAAGCTTGCTGATGGTTTGTTCTTGGAGTCTTGCCGTGAGGTTGCAAAGAAGTACCCTGGAATTCAATATAATGAAATCATTGTGGACAACTGTTGTATGCAGCTTGTTGCAAAGCCTGAACAATTCGATGTTATG GTCACCCCAAATCTTTATGGCAATCTGGTGGCTAATGTAGCTGCAGGTATTGCTGGAGGCACTGGTGTCATGCCTGGAG GTAATGTGGGTCAGGACCATGCTATCTTTGAGCAAGGTGCTTCTGCAGGAAATGTTGGAAATGAGAATATTGTGGAGAAGAAGAGAGCTAACCCTGTTGCGCTGCTGCTATCTTCTGCCATGATGTTGAGGCACTTGCAATTTCCATCATTTGCTGACCGGCTGGAGACTGCAGTTAAGCGTGTCATTGCAGAAGGCAAGTACAGAACAAAAGATTTGGGCGGCACCAGCACCACCCAGGAAGTCACAGATGCAGTCATTGCCAAACTGGGTTGA
- the LOC8056474 gene encoding uncharacterized protein LOC8056474 — translation MASHLDFRYLDEGLGGERGKRKRREEADAAAADSMDLDADAPRPSKLRAMPSLSDPSKPASFGQPTYDGVIAGRVSGRRWKEPRTRRASALVVSRKPTPLEQRVREKSLKRAYQERKAELKEEIRQNKVAKRKAREEREKRKQENVLRTGTKLQRVTNPKTIQKIAKSKKRKQLKVVPDEFLGGKKSEANRRMQVPGLEN, via the coding sequence ATGGCCTCCCATCTCGACTTCCGCTACCTGGATGAGGGTCTCGGCGGCGAGCGCGGCAAGCGCAAGCGCCGCGAGGAGGCCGATGCGGCGGCCGCGGACTCCATGGACCTCGACGCCGACGCGCCCCGGCCGTCGAAGCTCCGCGCCATGCCTTCCCTCTCCGACCCCTCGAAGCCGGCCTCTTTCGGCCAGCCCACCTACGACGGCGTCATCGCGGGGCGCGTGTCGGGCCGCCGGTGGAAGGAGCCCCGCACCCGGCGGGCGTCGGCCCTGGTGGTGTCGCGGAAGCCGACCCCGCTGGAGCAGCGCGTCCGCGAGAAGTCGCTGAAGCGCGCGTACCAGGAACGCAAGGCGGAGCTCAAGGAGGAGATCCGGCAGAACAAGGTGGCGAAGCGCAAGGCCCGCGAGGAGCGGGAGAAGCGCAAGCAGGAGAACGTGCTCCGCACGGGCACCAAGCTGCAGCGTGTCACCAACCCCAAGACCATCCAGAAGATCGCCAAGTCCAAGAAGCGGAAGCAGCTCAAGGTCGTCCCCGACGAGTTCCTCGGCGGCAAGAAGTCGGAGGCCAACCGACGCATGCAGGTGCCTGGACTCGAAAACTGA
- the LOC8070605 gene encoding eukaryotic translation initiation factor 4B1: MSNPWGGLGGAGAWALDAERAEEEERDAAANPAPAPAAGFPSLREAAAVNTAAGKSKKKSKGTTLSLSEFAGFGPGRRQAPAPAPPEPRGLTTAEMMMLPTGPRERSADELDRPRGLGGGFRSYGSGDRGGGGGGGGFDDDGRRGPPGRGSDLDMPSRADEDRDWSMSKKSFAPSPADSASRSRYGGLGGGAPASVGRADDDGDWSRGKKPPPPSGPSRYPSLGSGGGGGFRDSPVSADSSDRWSRAAPSNGERERPRIVLDPPKRDASATPTPPVEAGRSRASPFGAARPREDVLADKGLDWKKMETEIDQKRTSRPTSPHSSRPESAQSSRPGSPGSQISATATEAAPRARPKANPFGDAKPREVILQEKGKDWRKIDQELEHRRIDRPETNEESVLKEEINLLKVELNESEGKISDEDAKSLSEKITQMEEQLELLRIAMDDKIRFSQRPGSGAGRVIASPPTNSVDEPQIKESMERPRSRSGTEQYPKPTEERWGFQGSRDRGSFGGNRISERSSGGQRW; this comes from the exons ATGTCCAACCCCTGGGGCGGcctcggcggcgccggcgcgtgGGCGCTGGACGCCGAGCGCGCCGAGGAGGAAGAGCGCGACGCAGCCGCGAACCCCGCCCCCGCACCCGCGGCGGGCTTCCCCAGCCTCCGCGAGGCCGCCGCGGTAAACACCGCCGCCGGcaagtccaagaagaagagCAAAGGCACCACGCTCTCGCTCTCGGAGTTCGCCGGGTTCGGCCCGGGGCGGCGgcaggcgccggcgccggcgccgccggagcCTCGGGGTCTCACCACGGCGGAGATGATGATGCTGCCCACCGGCCCCAGGGAGCGGTCCGCCGACGAGCTCGACCGTCCCCGCGGCCTCGGCGGCGGCTTCCGCTCCTACGGCTCCGGggaccgcggcggcggcggcggaggaggcgggTTCGACGACGACGGCCGCCGCGGGCCGCCCGGCAGGGGCTCGGATCTCGACATGCCCTCCCGCGCCGACGAGGATCGCGACTGGTCCATGAGCAAGAAGTCGTTCGCGCCCTCTCCCGCCGACTCCGCCTCGCGGAGCCGGTACGGTGGCCTCGGGGGTGGCGCGCCCGCGTCCGTCGGCCGCGCCGACGACGATGGCGACTGGTCGCGCGGGAAGAAGCCACCACCGCCGTCAGGCCCGTCGCGCTACCCGAGTCtcggctccggcggcggcggcggcttccgCGACTCGCCCGTCTCGGCCGACTCCTCTGACCGCTGGTCCCGTGCCGCGCCGAGCAATGGCGAGCGTGAGAGGCCTCGCATCGTGCTCGATCCGCCCAAACGTGACGCCTCGGCCACTCCTACTCCACCTGTTGAGGCGGGGCGCAGCCGCGCGAGCCCATTTGGAGCCGCGAGGCCACGGGAGGACGTGCTGGCCGATAAGGGGCTGGACTGGAAGAAGATGGAAACTGAGATTGATCAGAAGAGGACTAGCCGCCCCACCAGTCCacactcgagcaggccagagagTGCTCAATCGTCACGACCTGGGAGCCCCGGGTCACAGATTTCAGCCACTGCTACTGAAGCCGCACCCAGGGCACGGCCAAAGGCAAATCCTTTTGGTGACGCAAAGCCAAGGGAAGTGATTCTGCAAGAGAAAGGGAAGGACTGGAGGAAGATTGACCAAGAGCTGGAACATCGTCGTATTGATAG ACCGGAGACAAATGAAGAGAGTGTGTTGAAAGAAGAGATCAACTTACTTAAGGTGGAACTAAATGAAAGTGAAGGCAAGATAAGTGATGAGGATGCAAAAAGCCTCTCTGAGAAAATAACTCAGATGGAAGAGCAGCTGGaacttcttagaattgccatggaTGACAAGATCAGATTTTCGCAAAGGCCTGGTTCTGGAGCAGGCAGGGTTATAGCATCACCGCCAACTAATTCTGTAGATGAACCCCA